A genomic stretch from Desulfotignum balticum DSM 7044 includes:
- the epmA gene encoding EF-P lysine aminoacylase EpmA produces the protein MSRCLQGRNLETRARVIRLIRRFFHDHQYLEVETPVRSPAVIPEAHIDPILSETHFLMASPELYMKRLLARGYPKIFQICKCFRKNERGRFHLPEMTLLEWYGAGDTYLDLMDQCQSLVQYIARKLGMAGRLCYQGETLDLARPFQRLSVHRAFETHTGISCDQALADGRFDDIMGFEIEPGLGRNQPVFLMDYPKSLASLAALHPDNPGLAQRCEFYMAGIELANGFTELTDADVQRDRFKEQNRIRQSVGMPPLPMPDRFLSELKEMPSCAGIALGVDRLVMLFADAPSIDEVVAFTPESC, from the coding sequence ATGTCCCGATGTCTTCAGGGCCGAAATCTTGAGACCCGGGCCCGGGTGATCCGGTTGATCCGCCGGTTTTTCCATGACCATCAATATCTGGAAGTGGAAACACCCGTCCGGAGCCCGGCCGTTATTCCGGAAGCCCATATCGATCCGATCCTGTCCGAAACCCATTTTCTGATGGCCTCTCCGGAGCTGTATATGAAACGGCTGCTGGCCAGGGGATATCCGAAAATTTTCCAGATCTGCAAATGTTTCAGAAAAAACGAGCGAGGCCGATTTCACCTGCCCGAGATGACCCTGCTGGAATGGTATGGGGCCGGGGATACCTACCTGGATCTCATGGACCAGTGCCAGTCTCTGGTGCAGTATATTGCCCGGAAACTGGGCATGGCCGGCCGGTTGTGCTATCAGGGGGAGACCCTGGATCTGGCCCGGCCGTTTCAGCGGTTGAGTGTGCACCGGGCATTTGAAACCCATACCGGTATATCCTGTGACCAGGCCCTGGCCGACGGTCGGTTCGATGACATCATGGGATTTGAGATCGAACCCGGGCTGGGCCGAAACCAGCCGGTTTTTCTCATGGATTATCCCAAATCCCTGGCCAGTCTGGCGGCCCTGCATCCGGACAATCCCGGCCTGGCCCAAAGATGCGAATTCTACATGGCTGGTATTGAACTGGCCAACGGGTTTACGGAACTGACCGATGCCGACGTCCAGCGGGACCGGTTTAAAGAACAAAACCGGATCCGGCAGAGCGTTGGCATGCCGCCCCTGCCGATGCCCGACAGATTTTTGTCCGAACTGAAAGAAATGCCTTCCTGTGCCGGCATTGCTTTAGGCGTGGACCGGCTGGTGATGCTGTTTGCCGATGCCCCGTCCATCGACGAGGTGGTGGCGTTTACCCCTGAATCCTGCTGA
- a CDS encoding histone deacetylase family protein, which translates to MLKALHKTGLVFFPAFDWAIDPTHPEREERLLYTQDQVTEEGIFDIPGIIEYKPMLATAEDIRRAQFCVPDEAAITTESHLISAGGAKVIADAVMNKEVKNGFALIRPPGHHSMRVSHGGRGFCHINIEAIMVEYIRSRYGVKRIAIVDTDCHHGDGTDNIFWHDPDVLFISLHQDGRTMFPGTGFPGELGGPNAKGSNLNIPLPPGTSTEGYLYVINHCVLPVLNEFKPDLVINSAGQDNHYTDPLTNMNFCAQGYAELTTLLKPDIAVLEGGYAIEGALPYVNLGIILAMAGIDYTGVVEPDYNPEKLKQSVSITDKIKKTTAQINKYWSQRFQMREDAGKPGEIQIRHKEIFYDTDNIFERQKERVRICKDCGGCFEIDSQATPGFHILGVHIPINACPACIEKGYEFFDKAVENKYHHVFLMDRPKGNYHIK; encoded by the coding sequence ATGTTAAAAGCTTTGCATAAAACCGGACTGGTATTTTTCCCCGCCTTTGACTGGGCCATCGATCCCACCCATCCGGAACGGGAAGAGCGGCTGTTATACACCCAGGATCAGGTGACCGAAGAAGGAATCTTTGACATTCCGGGGATCATTGAATACAAGCCCATGCTGGCCACGGCCGAAGATATCCGGCGGGCCCAGTTCTGCGTCCCGGATGAAGCGGCCATCACCACGGAATCCCATCTCATCAGCGCGGGCGGGGCCAAGGTGATTGCCGATGCCGTCATGAACAAGGAAGTCAAAAACGGATTCGCCCTGATCCGGCCGCCGGGACATCATTCCATGCGGGTCTCCCACGGGGGCCGTGGGTTCTGCCACATCAACATCGAAGCCATCATGGTGGAATACATCCGGAGCCGCTATGGGGTCAAGCGCATTGCCATCGTGGACACCGACTGCCACCACGGGGACGGCACGGACAACATTTTCTGGCATGATCCGGATGTGCTGTTCATCTCCCTGCACCAGGACGGCCGGACCATGTTTCCGGGCACGGGCTTTCCCGGAGAACTGGGAGGTCCCAATGCCAAGGGCAGCAACCTGAACATTCCTCTGCCGCCGGGCACCTCCACTGAAGGATACCTGTATGTGATCAACCACTGCGTGCTGCCGGTGCTCAATGAATTCAAACCGGATCTGGTGATCAACTCCGCCGGTCAGGACAACCATTACACAGATCCATTGACCAACATGAACTTCTGCGCCCAGGGGTATGCCGAGCTCACGACCCTGCTCAAACCCGATATTGCCGTGCTGGAAGGCGGATATGCCATTGAAGGCGCATTGCCCTATGTCAATTTAGGCATCATCCTGGCCATGGCCGGCATTGACTATACCGGGGTGGTGGAACCGGACTACAACCCGGAAAAACTCAAGCAGTCCGTGAGCATTACCGATAAAATCAAGAAAACCACGGCACAGATCAACAAATACTGGTCCCAGCGGTTTCAGATGCGGGAGGATGCAGGGAAACCCGGAGAGATCCAGATCCGCCACAAAGAGATCTTCTATGATACCGACAATATTTTCGAACGCCAGAAGGAACGGGTCCGGATCTGCAAAGACTGCGGCGGCTGTTTTGAAATCGACTCCCAGGCCACCCCGGGGTTTCACATCCTGGGTGTCCACATTCCCATCAACGCCTGTCCCGCCTGTATTGAAAAAGGATATGAATTTTTCGACAAAGCTGTGGAAAATAAATATCACCATGTTTTTCTGATGGACCGGCCCAAAGGCAATTACCACATCAAATAG